A genomic region of Papaver somniferum cultivar HN1 chromosome 7, ASM357369v1, whole genome shotgun sequence contains the following coding sequences:
- the LOC113295248 gene encoding uncharacterized protein LOC113295248: MARFFGLPGSQNDINVLHKSPLFEDLKYGISPRVNFAINGNHYTHGYYLADGIYPKWSTLVQCYRHPTTGEIGRSYSYFNSRQMELRKDVERAFGILKRKFAIIFWPYRGLSAREMHKTMLNCIIMHNMVIQQTCHNKNQTNHEDEDLRHEIQPARGLPGRNYAQMTSHIENKTLYNRLREDLKANMWDGF; encoded by the coding sequence ATGGCACGCTTTTTCGGTCTCCCAGGATCTCAGAACGATATCAATGTTTTACACAAATCGCCTTTGTTTGAGGATTTAAAGTACGGAATTAGTCCTCGGGTAAATTTCGCTATCAACGGGAATCACTACACCCATGGTTATTATCTTGCAGAtggaatttatccaaaatggtcaactttagttcaatgtTACCGTCATCCAACTACTGGTGAAATAGGTCGTTCATACTCGTATTTCAATAGTAGACAAATGGAACTGAGAAAGGATGTGGAACGGGCTTTTGGAATTCTGAAGCGGAAGTTCGCCATCATTTTTTGGCCTTATCGTGGTTTAAGTGCTCGTGAAATGCATAAGACTATGCTGAATTGCATTATtatgcataacatggtaattcagcaAACCTGTCATAATAAGAATCAGACTAaccatgaagatgaagatttaaggCATGAGATTCAACCAGCAAGAGGATTACCTGGAAGGAATTATGCGCAAATGACTAGTCATATTGAGAACAAAACTTTGTATAACAGGTTAAGGGAAGATCTAAAAGCGAATATGTGGGATGGGTTTTGA